From Chryseotalea sp. WA131a:
AATACCGCCAGACCAGTTTGATCATCGACTTGAATGATAGGAGTAACAATTTAATTTGGCGCATCAATTCAACTACTAATATGACCAGCGAAGAAGGCGAACGCATGATTGATGCCATCGTAGAGAAAGGTTTTAAAAAATTTGGGAAAGCACCTAAGCGGAAGAAGAAATAGACATGTACAAACTTTTCGTTCGGCCTTTTTTGTTTTTGTTCGATCCAGAGGCCATTCACCATTTCACTTTTCGGTTTATCAAATTTTCATGTAAAATCCCGGGTGTAAAGCCGTTGCTTTCGGGTTTGTATCAAACTAAGAAGGAAGGTTTATCAAGAACTTTGTTTGGCATTACCTTTCCCAATCCAGTAGGGTTGGCTGCGGGCTTTGATAAAGATGCGAAGCTTATTGACGAGCTAGCTTGTTTTGGTTTTGGGTTTATTGAGATCGGAACGCTTACCCCTAAGCCACAACTGGGAAACGAAAAACCGCGATTGTTTCGGTTGCCAGCAGATCAAGGGCTCATCAATCGCATGGGATTTAATAATGGTGGTGTGGCTGAAGCCGTGATTCGGTTGAGGAAGAGAAATTCAACTGTGATTGTGGGTGGCAACATTGGTAAGAATAAGAGCACCCCCAACGAAAATGCCTTTGATGACTATAAAATCTGTTTTGAAGAATTGTATCCGTATGTTGATTACTTTGTAGTGAATGTGAGTTCACCTAATACACCTGGCTTGCGCGAATTGCAAGAAAAAGAACCACTGAAAAAATTATTGGCAGGAGTAAAGGCGTTGAGCCTTCAAACAGAAAAACCTAAACCGATCTTGTTAAAGATTGCGCCTGATTTGACCATCACACAACTAGATGATGTAGTCGAAGTGCTGAAAGCCACTGAAGCGGATGGTGTGATAGCCACCAATACCACTATATCACGGGAGGGATTACATACCACTCAAGCCGAGTTATCGGCCATTGGCAATGGCGGATTGAGTGGAAAACCATTGACGTATCGATCGAATGAAATGATCGCTTATCTACGCGCAAAGCTGGGCAAAAACTTTCCGATCATCGGGGTAGGAGGGATCATGTCACCGGATGACGCAGTCGCAAAATTAAAATCCGGTGCAGACCTGATTCAGATCTACACCGGATTTGTATACGAGGGGCCAGGGTTTGTAAAAAGAATATTGAGCGAACTTTAGATTCGTACTTTTTACTCTTTAACCCCCACCAAATCCAATACAAACGCATACATCAAAGCATCTTCCTTTAGCGACTCAAATCGTCCGCTGGCGCCACCGTGTCCGGCTTCCATATTTGTTTTGAGAAGAAGTAAATTTTTGTCGGTCTTCATCGTGCGCAGTTTGGCCACCCACTTGGCGGGTTCCCAATATTGTACCTGGCTATCTTGCAAGCCGGTAGTCACGAGTAAATTCGGGTATTCCTTTTTCGCCACGTTATCATAGGGAGAATATGATAACATGTAATCATATTCTTCTTTAACATTGGGGTTGCCCCATTCTTTCCATTCGAATGTTGTGAGCGGAATGGTTTCATCTTCCATCGTGCTAATCACATCTACAAATGGAACATCGGCAATGATTCCTTTGTATAAATCGGGGCGCATGTTGGTAATGGCGCCCATCAACAATCCGCCCGCGCTGCCACCATTGGCAAATAGTTTGTCTTTAGCTGCATATTTTTCATTGATCAAAAACTCCGACACATCGATAAAGTCATTGAACGTGTTTTTCTTCTTCAACATCTTTCCATCTTCATACCACTTTCCGCCCATTTCCTGGCCACCACGAACGTGGGCGATCGCATATACAAATCCGCGGTCTAGTAAGCTTAACCGAGAAGAGCTAAAGTACGCGACCATCGATGAACCATATGACCCATACGCATATTGAAAGCAAGCGTTGCTTCCGTCTTTCTTAAACTTGTCTTTTCTGTATACAATCGAGACGGGAACTTTCACGCCATCACGAGAAGTGGCCATCACGCGTTCGGTTTGGTAGTTGGTGCGATTAAATCCACCTAGCACTTCTTGCTCTTTCAATAATTTTTTTTCTTTGGTTTCCATGCCATAGTCGTACTGCGATGCAGGTGTTGTCATGGATTGATAGTAATAGCGCAACGTGGTTGATTTAGGATCTGGATTGGTGCTGATACCGGCTACATAAGCGGGCTCTCCAAAGTCTATGCTGTGCTCTGATTGGTCGGCCCATTTTATCATTCGAATGTGAGCCAGCCCTTCGGCTGTTTCTTGAATGGCCAAGTAGTCATTGAACAGTTCAAAACCCTCCAAAAATTTATCTTCACGGTTGGGTATTACATCCGTCCAATTTTCTTTTCCGCTTTTAGTTTCCTCAGCAGATACCAGCCTATAGTTGGTGGCATCGGCATTGGTGCGGATATAGAATTTGCCGTTCATGTGATCGGCAGAGTACTGAATATTTTCTTTTAATGGCTCGATGACTTTAAGGGTAGCCTTTGGATTGTCGATTTCCATAAAGCGAACAACGGAAGCATCCGTTCTTACGGATTGAACCAACAGGAATTTCTTCGATCTAGATTTGCCGATGTAGGAGGACAGTGTTTGATCTTTTTCTTCGAAAACCAGAACATCTTTAGAAGCTTCGGTGCCTAGTTCGTGTTTATAGATTTTGTCGGAGCGGAGTGTGTTGGGATCTTGTTTGGAATAGAAAACAGTTTTGTTATTATTCGCCCACTCAAAATTTCCTGTCGTTCCGGGGATTCTGTCAGTCAACATTTTTCCGGTTAACATATCTTTAAACGATAACGTATAAAATCTTCTGCCCACGGTATCTACTGCCAGGGTGGCGATGTTGTGGTTAGGGCTTGCAGAGGCGAACATACTAAAATAGCCACGACCCTTGCCCATTTCATTTCCATTGGCAATGATTTCTTCGGCACCCTCTAATGAACCTTTCTTACGGCAGTAGACCGGGTATTCGCCACCTTCTTCTACGCGGGTATAGTAAAAGAAATCATCGATTTTATAGGGTACTGATTCATCTTTCTCTTTGATGCGCCCTTTCATTTCGTTGAAAAGTTTGTCTTGCAACCCTTTGGTGTGGGCCATCATCGTATCGAGGTAGTTGTTCTCTGCCTTTAGGTAATTCACCACCGCGGTGTCTTCACGATTGCGTAGCCAGAAATAGTTATCCACTCGTTTATCTCCATGCTTGGATGTAATCTCATGGACTTTCATTATCGCCACAGGCGCGGCTACGGATGGATATTTGGATTCGTTGTTTTTGCAGCTGGCTACTATTACCAACACACTTAATACGACTACTATTTTTTTCATTTATAAAAACGTTAAAGTTATTCCTATTGCCTAAGTCCTAGTCCCCAATTCCCAACACCTAATAAGTCGGCATACTCGTATCAATCTCCTTCGCCCACGCTAAGATTCCACCTTTCAGGTTGTAGAGGTTGGTAAAACCATGGTTGGTTTCTAGCCACTTCACCATGTTGCCACTGCGCGCTCCACTTCTGCAATGGATAATTACTTGTTTGTCTTTTGCGATTTTATCTACGTTGTGCGGAATCTCTCCTTGTGGAATCAATTCTCCACCAATTTCACATATATCAACTTCATGCGACTCACGCACATCAATGAGTTGAAAATTTGCGTTTGAATCTTTCAACGCTTTTAATTCTTGCACGGTTACTTCTTTCATAAAAGTTGATTTTTTGGGAGCGCTACAAAAGTCATCATAATCAATCAAACCCAAAATATTTTTCGATTGATTTTTATTGGGTATTTGAATGATTTGCGTTTCCATGCTGGCGGCATCCAGTACCAATAATTTCCCCGAAAGGGCAGTACCAATGCCTGTGATTACTTTAATGGCCTCATTGGCTTGAATGCTTCCAATGATTCCGGGCAGAACCCCCAAAACACCACCTTCTTCGCACGAGGGGACTGAATCGGGTAGGGGAGGCAGCGGATACAAATCACGGTAGGTCGCGCTTCCATTCAAATTGAAAACAGCCACCTGACCTTCATACCTAAAAATAGAGCCATACACCAACGGAATATGAAGCAATACCGAAGCGTCATTGAGTAAATAACGAGTTGGAAAATTATCCGTACAGTCCACAATGACATCAAATCCATTTAACAATGTCAACGCGTTTGATGAATCGATTTTCGTTTGCTG
This genomic window contains:
- a CDS encoding quinone-dependent dihydroorotate dehydrogenase yields the protein MYKLFVRPFLFLFDPEAIHHFTFRFIKFSCKIPGVKPLLSGLYQTKKEGLSRTLFGITFPNPVGLAAGFDKDAKLIDELACFGFGFIEIGTLTPKPQLGNEKPRLFRLPADQGLINRMGFNNGGVAEAVIRLRKRNSTVIVGGNIGKNKSTPNENAFDDYKICFEELYPYVDYFVVNVSSPNTPGLRELQEKEPLKKLLAGVKALSLQTEKPKPILLKIAPDLTITQLDDVVEVLKATEADGVIATNTTISREGLHTTQAELSAIGNGGLSGKPLTYRSNEMIAYLRAKLGKNFPIIGVGGIMSPDDAVAKLKSGADLIQIYTGFVYEGPGFVKRILSEL
- a CDS encoding S9 family peptidase; the encoded protein is MKKIVVVLSVLVIVASCKNNESKYPSVAAPVAIMKVHEITSKHGDKRVDNYFWLRNREDTAVVNYLKAENNYLDTMMAHTKGLQDKLFNEMKGRIKEKDESVPYKIDDFFYYTRVEEGGEYPVYCRKKGSLEGAEEIIANGNEMGKGRGYFSMFASASPNHNIATLAVDTVGRRFYTLSFKDMLTGKMLTDRIPGTTGNFEWANNNKTVFYSKQDPNTLRSDKIYKHELGTEASKDVLVFEEKDQTLSSYIGKSRSKKFLLVQSVRTDASVVRFMEIDNPKATLKVIEPLKENIQYSADHMNGKFYIRTNADATNYRLVSAEETKSGKENWTDVIPNREDKFLEGFELFNDYLAIQETAEGLAHIRMIKWADQSEHSIDFGEPAYVAGISTNPDPKSTTLRYYYQSMTTPASQYDYGMETKEKKLLKEQEVLGGFNRTNYQTERVMATSRDGVKVPVSIVYRKDKFKKDGSNACFQYAYGSYGSSMVAYFSSSRLSLLDRGFVYAIAHVRGGQEMGGKWYEDGKMLKKKNTFNDFIDVSEFLINEKYAAKDKLFANGGSAGGLLMGAITNMRPDLYKGIIADVPFVDVISTMEDETIPLTTFEWKEWGNPNVKEEYDYMLSYSPYDNVAKKEYPNLLVTTGLQDSQVQYWEPAKWVAKLRTMKTDKNLLLLKTNMEAGHGGASGRFESLKEDALMYAFVLDLVGVKE
- the moeB gene encoding molybdopterin-synthase adenylyltransferase MoeB encodes the protein MNEVNQFSKEECERYSRHFVLPNFGEAEQLKLKRAKVVVVGAGGLGCPVLQYLTAAGIGTISIIDHDVVSLSNLQRQILYGVDDLNQSKVKVAASKLKRLNPNVTFNIQQTKIDSSNALTLLNGFDVIVDCTDNFPTRYLLNDASVLLHIPLVYGSIFRYEGQVAVFNLNGSATYRDLYPLPPLPDSVPSCEEGGVLGVLPGIIGSIQANEAIKVITGIGTALSGKLLVLDAASMETQIIQIPNKNQSKNILGLIDYDDFCSAPKKSTFMKEVTVQELKALKDSNANFQLIDVRESHEVDICEIGGELIPQGEIPHNVDKIAKDKQVIIHCRSGARSGNMVKWLETNHGFTNLYNLKGGILAWAKEIDTSMPTY